From Salvia splendens isolate huo1 chromosome 3, SspV2, whole genome shotgun sequence, a single genomic window includes:
- the LOC121793695 gene encoding monothiol glutaredoxin-S6-like yields the protein MDTIVKLASENSVVIFSKSNCCMSHAIDLLIRGYGANPRIYELDQLAEGDRMEKDLMAMGCNPSVPAVFINKEFIGGSNEIISLNVRGKLKPLLIKANAIWV from the coding sequence ATGGATACTATTGTGAAGTTAGCAAGTGAAAATTCAGTTGTGATATTCAGTAAGAGCAATTGTTGCATGTCACATGCGATTGACTTGCTAATACGTGGCTACGGGGCGAACCCTAGGATTTATGAGCTCGACCAGCTAGCCGAGGGGGACCGGATGGAGAAGGATTTGATGGCAATGGGCTGCAACCCCAGCGTACCGGCTGTGTTCATAAACAAGGAGTTCATCGGGGGCTCGAATGAGATCATAAGCCTCAATGTTAGAGGAAAGCTCAAGCCCTTGCTCATCAAAGCCAATGCCATATGGGTATAG